Proteins encoded in a region of the Zea mays cultivar B73 chromosome 2, Zm-B73-REFERENCE-NAM-5.0, whole genome shotgun sequence genome:
- the LOC100278647 gene encoding uncharacterized protein LOC100278647 precursor: MASNKSIALLVLALALMLTVSVHGQLSSPTPAPTPAAAAPTPTPTPSPSPAPAPAPTTTPAPAPSQNRCPPGFPNLISLIEGIKTFLQQGITLVPVPLPVTNQQGNNNSSRICLCYPSTTTVFGTRNIKGPYKCVPAGPPFI, translated from the coding sequence ATGGCATCCAACAAGTCCATTGCGCTCCTCGTCCTTGCCTTGGCACTCATGTTAACGGTTTCAGTGCATGGACAGTTATCGTCGCCGACGCCTGCACCAACTCCTGCTGCTGCAGCCCCAACGCCTACACCGACACCATCACCATCCcctgcaccagcaccagcaccgaCGACAACACCTGCTCCGGCACCATCCCAAAACCGATGTCCCCCTGGCTTCCCTAACCTAATCTCCTTAATTGAAGGCATTAAGACGTTCCTTCAACAGGGCATTACTCTTGTCCCCGTTCCATTACCTGTGACGAACCAACAaggcaacaacaacagcagccgCATATGCTTGTGCTATCCCTCTACTACAACAGTGTTTGGCACTCGCAACATCAAAGGTCCCTACAAATGCGTTCCTGCAGGCCCTCCCTTTATCTGA